The DNA segment TATCTCCCTAGCCAGTATAGCACCGCCGATTAGGCTGAGGCCCCAGCTGAGGTAGGAGAGGGCTATGGAGACTCCGGCCGCTAGAACCGCGGCCTGCTTCGTGTCCCTCGGCAGCCTCGCTATCCTGGAGAGAATTCTGTATACGAGGGGGTGGTAGGCTATTACGTAGCCCGTCACCAGTATAAGGGTCATCTGCATGCTGAAGGTGAGGAGCTTCCAGAAGCCGCCGTACCACGCGCTGTAGACTAGGAACTTGACAGTGCCACCCAGCCCCACATGCTGGATGGGCCTGAGCAGGATTAGGTCGAGTATTATGGCTATGAAAGTCAGGAGTATGGCGAAGATGAACGGGTCGGGCATAACCCCCCTGACTCTGCGCTCCAAAGACTCGCCGAAGGCCTCGAGGAAGGGCCGCCTAACCTCATCCCCCAATAAACCCACCCCTCTACATCAACATTACCCGGGGGCGGGAGGCAGTCAAGTTGTTTCAACTTACTAAAATATATACTATCGAAGAGCCACTCGTCCAAGAATCAAAACCGAGCCCAGCGATAAGGGCTGGCGAGTCATTACACGCCAAGGCGGACACTATTTCAGCACTACACCAAACCCTTAGGTTAAGAGGGCTCCGAGTTGGCCAGGGCTGCTATAGTCTCCGCAGGCTGGTACGGGTTCAAGCCTGAAGTAGGGGAGCTCAGTTTCAGGGAAATGATGTTCGAGGCGGCTATGCGGGCCTATAGCCGGGCAGGCGTGGACCCTAGGAGGGATGTGGACGCCTTCTTCTCCTGCCAGGAGGACTACTGGGAGGGGATAGCGATAACCGACGAGTTCGCCCCAGAGCCCATAGGGGGGGTACTCAGGCCCACCTCAACGGTTGCCGGAGACTTTATCCAGTGCCTCGGACAGGCTGTGATGCTCGTGAGGACAGGCTATTTCGACCTTGTCGCTGTCGAGGCCCACGCAAAGCCGAGCGACATAGCCACCATGAAGGGGGTGCTCGACATGGCTCTAGACCCCCTCTACCTGAGGCCCCTCAACCCTCCGAACCCCCACTTCCTGGGAGGGCTTATGGCTAACGCGTTCCTAGCCAGAACGGGCGTTGGAAGAGAGACCCTGGCTATGGTGGCTGCTAAGAACAAGAACGCGGGGCTCTCCAACCCTAGGGCTGGCCACGCCGCTCCTGTGACCGTTGGAGACGTGTTATCGGCTAAGCCAGTTGTTGATCCCTTGACGTGGTATGATATAGCCCCCTTCAGCGACGCTGCAATAGTCATGCTGGTGGCGAGCGAGGAGGCCGCTAGGAGGCATACAGACACGCCGGTATGGATAGAGGGGGTTGGCTGGTCTACCGAGTCTGGAACCGGCTCGCTGGCGTGGCACCAGTGGGATGCGATGCCCAGCATTAGAATGGCCGTGGATATGGCCAAGGCCATGGCAGGGCTGAGCGGAAAGCCGCAGACCTTTACAAGCTTTGCCGAGCTCGAGGACAGGTACTCCTTCATGGAGATACTCTCCATGGAGGAGGCTGGCATAGCCAGCGCGGAGGAGGCCTACAGCATGCTGGAGGCCGGTGACACGGAGCCGACGGGAAGCTACCCAGTAAACCCCAGCGGGGGGAGCCTGGCCGCGGGCGTGGCCCTAGAGGCTACCGGGGGATGCCGGGTTCTGGAGGCCTACGAGAGGTTGCTGTCTATGGGTGAGGAGATTGAGCCAGGGAGGGAGAGGGCTTTGGTTGTCTCCTGGCGTGGGCCCCCTACCCGGACCGCCATGGCGGTTATACTCGGGGTCTAGAACTCTATTGTGGGGGTGTATGTGTGATGGTTTCCAGGCCTAACATCCATGTTAAGAGTAAGGTAGCTGTAGTGGGGGCGGGCATCACCCTTTTCAGGAGGAGAATGCTGGAGACGCCCCGGGAGCTCGCGTGGGAGGCGGCGAAGCAGGCTCTCGACTCCGCCGGCCTAACAATCAGGGACATAGACTGCGTCGTAATCGGCAGCGCCCCAGACGCCTTCGACGGGGTGCACATGAAGGGCGAGTACCTGGCTGACGGCAGCGGAGGCCTCTTCAAGCCTACTGTGAGGGTCTACGTCGGCGGCGGCACGGGTGTTTTCGTGCCTATAGCAGCGTGGTGGCACGTCGCCAGCGGCCTATGCAGGACCGTGCTGGCTGTAGCCGAGGAGAAGATGAGCCCTGCCAGACCCCACCCCCAGGGAGTGTTCGCCTACATCTGGGACCCCGTGCTAGAGAGGCCTCTCGGCCCGAACCTCCTGTGGATCTTCGCGCTGGAGATGAGGAGGTACATGCACAAGTGCAACGCCTCCAAGGAGACGATAGCACTGGTGAGCGTTAAGAACAAGAGGAATGCCCTCGACCACCCCGCGGCCCAGGCTGCTGCAAACATTACCGTGGAGGATGTGCTGAACAGCGAGGTCCTCGTGTGGCCAGTCAACAGGCTGGACGTCAGCCCGGTTAGCGACGGTGCCGCCGCCCTCGTGTTGGCGAGCGAGAACGAGGCGAGGAGGATAACCGATAGCCCCGTCTGGATAGAGGGCGTCGGCTGGACCCTGGATAATACACACTGGTACAACAGGGAGCTTGGCTATCCTAGGTACGTGCAGTACGCGGCCAGGATGGCCTACAAGATGGCTGCCATCGAGAGGCCGTGGAGGGACATAGACTTCGCGGAGCCCTACGACCCATTCGACTATAAGGAGCTCCACCATATAGAAGGGCTAATGCTGGCGAGGCCGTGCGAGGCGCCCAAGCTCCTGGAGGAGGGGTGGTTTGACAGGAGCGGGGAGCTGCCCACAAGCCCCAGCGGCGGCCTCCTCGGGGTGGGCAACCCCATAGCCGCTGCGGGGCTTATGAAGGCTGCCGAGCTGTTCTGGCAGCTCAGATACGAGGCTGGCGCCAGACAGGTGAAGAAGCCGGTGCACCGGGGCGTCGCCCAGGCCTGGGGCGACCTTATGCAGGCCGGGACGGTTGTGGTCATGGGCAACTAGGGGGGTGGTGTGTGGTGCCTGATGGCGGTAAGAAGCTCCCCGGTACTTACCTCAGCGATAAGGATCTAAGGGCTCTCCCCGGCCTGGTGGAGCATACTCCGGAGGCCAAGTACATGTTCTCCGCAGGCCAGGCGCAGAGCAGGTTCCTCCAGGGCCTTAGAGAGGGGAGGATACTGGGGGTTAGGTGCCCGCGCTGCGGCCGGGTCTACGTGCCTCCTAGGAGCTACTGCGAATACTGCTTCGCGCCCACGGGCGAGTGGGTCGAGGTTAGTGGTGAGGGCGAGGTCCACACGGCTGTTGTTAGCTACATCTCAACTTTCAGGGAGAGGATGGAGAAGCCGGAGATAATAGCGGTGGTGAGGCTCTATGCGCCAGGCTACTCTGGAAAAGGGGACGAGTACGAGTTCCCGGGCATGTTCCACAAGCTGTGCGGCGTCAGCGAGGAGGACGTTATGACGGGGAGGGTTATAGGGATGAAGGTTAGGCCGCGGTGGAGGCCTCCAGAGGAGAGGATAGGCAGCGTGACGGATTTAGAGTGCTTCGAGCCCGTGAAAAGCTAGGGGGGTGGCGGTTGTGAACGCCCAGTGGAGTAAAAACCCGTGGACGGTCTACAGGTTTCCGGGGAGGATGGAGGTTGAGAAGTATGTATACACCCCGGGGCTTCACGGCCTAGAGTTTGCTAAGGCACTGCGTGAGGGAAGGATAGTTGGTACCAAGTGTGGCGACACAGTCTACGTGCCGCCTACCACCTTCTGCCCCGACATGACTAGGGGCGAGATCGCCGAGGTCCTCGGGCCGTGGTATGTGGAATCCTACACCGTGGTCCACGAGAGCCTGGAGGGGAAGCCTCTGGAGAAGCCGATCATCATAGCCGTGATAGCGCCGGAAGACGCTGAGGGCGCCCTAGTCCACTATGTAGATGCAGATCCAGAAGAGATATATATAGGGATGCCTGTGGAGCCCGTCTTCAGGCCGCCGGAGGAGAGGAAGGGCAACATACTGGACATACTACACTTCAAGCCCTCGGCACAAGCGTGACCCTAGGGGAGCCCATCCCAGTCACCATATTTTAAACCCTCCACCCATTCTACCCTACACAAGGTGCTCCTCCTAAGAGGGAGCATGCCCCGGGCGCCCGCCCACACGTCGCCGGGCCGGGGGGCTGGTGGGTGTTGAAGAGCAGGGTTGAGATTGAGCGGGAGGCTATAGAGGTGCTGAAGGACCTCAACAGGGCTGCCGGGCCGGGGTTTACAAGGCTAGTGAGGCTTGTGGGCGCCGCTCTAAGGGTTGCCATACCTAAGAGGCATAGGGTGATGGTGGTCGTCAGCGGCTCCGACCCCGTGAGGGTTGGTGCCGGCACTGCAAGGCTCCTCCTATACTTTGAGAGGGTTTACCGCAGGACGGTGGAGAGGAGGCCGCTCAAGATCCTCTACATGTTCCACGACGAGTTCGACGACGCCAGGCTGAGGAAGGAGATTGTTAAGAGGGCTGTGAAGGAGAAGGGGAGTATGCTAGAGCAGGTTACGGCCAGGTATGAGGAGAGCGACAGGTTCCTGGGCACCACGTTCCAGGCGCTCGTCCTCGACTTGACTAACGACCTCAAGCCGAACGATGTGGGGAGGCTGGTGGAGGTTGTCGAGGGGGGTGGCATCATCATACTGCAGGCGCCATCCTGGGACAGGTGGGACAGGTCCCTAACCCTCTTCAAGAGAAACCTTCTAGTCCCGGGCCATGAGGAGCCGAGGCACATATTCATAACATGGTTTAAGAGGAAGCTCCTGGAGCACAACAGGGGCATCATAGTCTACGACGCTGACTCGAGGAAGATCTTGAGCGGCGAGCCTGAGGAGCCGGGCGAGTACAGGAGGCGGGAGCCAAAGCCCCCTAAGAAGAGCCTCTTCCCACCCGAGGTGTACAGGCTCGCCCTAACCCAGGACCAGCTCGAGGCGGTGAGGCTGATTGAGTGGCTCTACGACAAGCCGCCTCGCGGGAGGAGGAAGATGATTGTGATAACCGCTGACAGGGGCCGCGGTAAGAGCAGCGCCCTCGGCATAGGCCTCGTGGCGCTGGCCAACGAGCTGGGCAAGGTCAAACATAGGGTGAGGATAATAGTGACGGCGCCCAGCCCCGGCAACGTTCAGAGCCTTATGGAGCTCGCTCTAAAGACTGCGGAGACCCTAGGGCTAGACCCCAAGCCCGTGAGGAGGGGGGGCAGGATAATAGAGATCCAGGGGAGGAAGTTCAGCCTCGAGTACTGGGAGCCGGCGACGGTGGTGAGGCTTCAGGGGGATATAGTGGCGGTGGACGAGGCGAGCGGGATACACGTACCACTCCTCCACAAGATATGGAGGGCTCATAGGAGGCTCGTGTTCTCAGCCACGATACACGGCTACGAGGGAGCAGGCAGGGGCTTCAACGTCAGGTTCCTCTCCGCTGTGAAGAAGAGCGGCGACACGATAATAAGGGAGTTTAAGATGGAAGAGCCCATAAGATACGCCCCCGAAGACCCGATTGAAAAGTGGCTCTACAACACCCTGCTCCTCAACGCGGAGCCGGCTGAGCTGGATGAGGAGGACCTGGAGGATATAAGGGAGGGGAGGCTAGAGTACCTCAAGCTCGACCCCAGCTGGCTCTTCAGCCCGGAGGGCGAGGACACGCTGAGGCAGCTCTTCGGGATATACGTTCTAGCCCACTATAGGAACGAGCCCGACGACCTTGGTATGCTGGCTGATGCCCCCCATCACAGCATAAGGGCTGTGAGGACCTCGGGGAAGGGGAAGATCGTCAGCGCGGCCCAGGTGGCTGAAGAGGGTGGTCTTGGTGAGGACCTGATAGACAGGCTTCTGAGGGGGGAGAAGATCGCGGGCAACATAATACCCGACAGGATGCTGAAGCACGCTAGGATACGGGAGTTTGGAAGGATGGTCGGGTGGAGGATAGTCAGGATAGCCACACACCCCGAAGTCCAGGGAAGGGGGGTTGGCAGCTGGCTCCTTTCGAGGCTCTACGAGGAGAGCGTGGAGAGAGGCTACGACTGGCTGGGCAGCGGCTTCGGCATAAACGAGCAGCTCCTCAGGTTCTGGCTTAAGAACGGGTTCCTGGTACTCCACCTCAGCCCGGACAGGAACCCTGTCAGCGGTGAGTACACGAGCCTCGTCATGAAGCCCATAACCGATAGGGCCGAGAAGGCGATAATGGTTGCGGCCAGAGAGTTCAAGCTTAAACTGCTGAACAGCCTCCACGACACCTACAGCGACATGGAGCTCGGCGACGCGATGCTCCTGCTCGAGATGGAGCCTAAGGCGCTCGAGCCCGGCTACAGGCCCAGGCTTACGAGGATACAGCTGGACAGGCTCTGGATCTACAACTACGGGCCCATGACTTACGAGGCGGCGACCGACATAATACGCGAGCTGGCCCTCTCCTACTGGGTTATGGAGCCCCAGGCCAGGCCTAAGCTGGGGGAGCTTGAGAAGAAGGTCCTGGTGGCTAAGGTGCTCCAGGCTAAGAGCTGGGGAGAGGTGGCCCAGGAGCTGGGGGTTAGGGAGCACAAGGTGATGACCACGCTGAAGGATGCGGTGAGAAAGATCTCCCGGGACCTCTTCGGCCTTACCGAGGATTCTAGGGTAGGGGTGGAGCTCAGTGAGGTCCTCAACCGGGGTGGGGAGGAGCTGCGAGATATACAGGCTGGACCCCGAGAAGCCTGACAGGAGGGCTGTAGAAAGGGCCGCCGAGACTATAAAGCGCGGGGGGCTAGTTGCCTTCCCCACGGAGACCGTCTACGGCCTGGGGGCGGATGCCCTGAATCCCCGGGCGGCGGCCAGGATATTCGAGGTTAAGGGGAGGCCCCCTGACAACCCGTTGATAGTCCATGTATCAAGCCTCAGGATGGCCCGTCTGGTGGCCGCCGAGATTCCGGAGAGGGCTCTCAAGCTCGTGGAGAAGCTGTGGCCAGGACCATTAACGGTCGTGCTCCCCAAGAGCCCCGAGGTCCCCAGCGTCGTCACCGCCGGCCTCGGCACGGTGGCCGTCAGGATGCCCGCCCACAGGGTAGCCCTGGAGATGATAGAGGCTGCTGGCAGGCCTGTTGCGGCTCCGAGCGCCAACCCGAGCGGAAGGCCGAGCCCGACCAGCGGTGAGCATGTCGTGAGGGATCTGGACTGCAGGGTTGATGTGATACTCGATGCTGGCGAGACCTTCTTCGGGGTAGAGTCGACAATAGTGGATCTCACCAGGACCCCTCCCGTGCTGCTAAGGCCCGGCCCCATACCCGTGGAGGTCCTCGAGAAGCTGCTGGGGGAGCGGGTAGTTGTCCCCCCGGAGGCCAGGGGGCTCAGGGCTTCGGAGAGGCCTCTGGCGCCAGGGATGAAGTATAGACACTACGCCCCGGAAACACCCTTGATACTAATCGACGGCGACCCCCGGGCTGTTGAGAGGGTTATCGAGGCTGCTGTAAGGGAGGCTGTGAAGGCCCGGGGGATGCGCTTCGCCCTCGCCGGCCCCGACGAGCTCGT comes from the Aeropyrum camini SY1 = JCM 12091 genome and includes:
- a CDS encoding Zn-ribbon domain-containing OB-fold protein yields the protein MPDGGKKLPGTYLSDKDLRALPGLVEHTPEAKYMFSAGQAQSRFLQGLREGRILGVRCPRCGRVYVPPRSYCEYCFAPTGEWVEVSGEGEVHTAVVSYISTFRERMEKPEIIAVVRLYAPGYSGKGDEYEFPGMFHKLCGVSEEDVMTGRVIGMKVRPRWRPPEERIGSVTDLECFEPVKS
- a CDS encoding tRNA(Met) cytidine acetyltransferase TmcA; the encoded protein is MLKSRVEIEREAIEVLKDLNRAAGPGFTRLVRLVGAALRVAIPKRHRVMVVVSGSDPVRVGAGTARLLLYFERVYRRTVERRPLKILYMFHDEFDDARLRKEIVKRAVKEKGSMLEQVTARYEESDRFLGTTFQALVLDLTNDLKPNDVGRLVEVVEGGGIIILQAPSWDRWDRSLTLFKRNLLVPGHEEPRHIFITWFKRKLLEHNRGIIVYDADSRKILSGEPEEPGEYRRREPKPPKKSLFPPEVYRLALTQDQLEAVRLIEWLYDKPPRGRRKMIVITADRGRGKSSALGIGLVALANELGKVKHRVRIIVTAPSPGNVQSLMELALKTAETLGLDPKPVRRGGRIIEIQGRKFSLEYWEPATVVRLQGDIVAVDEASGIHVPLLHKIWRAHRRLVFSATIHGYEGAGRGFNVRFLSAVKKSGDTIIREFKMEEPIRYAPEDPIEKWLYNTLLLNAEPAELDEEDLEDIREGRLEYLKLDPSWLFSPEGEDTLRQLFGIYVLAHYRNEPDDLGMLADAPHHSIRAVRTSGKGKIVSAAQVAEEGGLGEDLIDRLLRGEKIAGNIIPDRMLKHARIREFGRMVGWRIVRIATHPEVQGRGVGSWLLSRLYEESVERGYDWLGSGFGINEQLLRFWLKNGFLVLHLSPDRNPVSGEYTSLVMKPITDRAEKAIMVAAREFKLKLLNSLHDTYSDMELGDAMLLLEMEPKALEPGYRPRLTRIQLDRLWIYNYGPMTYEAATDIIRELALSYWVMEPQARPKLGELEKKVLVAKVLQAKSWGEVAQELGVREHKVMTTLKDAVRKISRDLFGLTEDSRVGVELSEVLNRGGEELRDIQAGPREA
- a CDS encoding thiolase domain-containing protein, which gives rise to MVSRPNIHVKSKVAVVGAGITLFRRRMLETPRELAWEAAKQALDSAGLTIRDIDCVVIGSAPDAFDGVHMKGEYLADGSGGLFKPTVRVYVGGGTGVFVPIAAWWHVASGLCRTVLAVAEEKMSPARPHPQGVFAYIWDPVLERPLGPNLLWIFALEMRRYMHKCNASKETIALVSVKNKRNALDHPAAQAAANITVEDVLNSEVLVWPVNRLDVSPVSDGAAALVLASENEARRITDSPVWIEGVGWTLDNTHWYNRELGYPRYVQYAARMAYKMAAIERPWRDIDFAEPYDPFDYKELHHIEGLMLARPCEAPKLLEEGWFDRSGELPTSPSGGLLGVGNPIAAAGLMKAAELFWQLRYEAGARQVKKPVHRGVAQAWGDLMQAGTVVVMGN
- a CDS encoding thiolase domain-containing protein; translated protein: MARAAIVSAGWYGFKPEVGELSFREMMFEAAMRAYSRAGVDPRRDVDAFFSCQEDYWEGIAITDEFAPEPIGGVLRPTSTVAGDFIQCLGQAVMLVRTGYFDLVAVEAHAKPSDIATMKGVLDMALDPLYLRPLNPPNPHFLGGLMANAFLARTGVGRETLAMVAAKNKNAGLSNPRAGHAAPVTVGDVLSAKPVVDPLTWYDIAPFSDAAIVMLVASEEAARRHTDTPVWIEGVGWSTESGTGSLAWHQWDAMPSIRMAVDMAKAMAGLSGKPQTFTSFAELEDRYSFMEILSMEEAGIASAEEAYSMLEAGDTEPTGSYPVNPSGGSLAAGVALEATGGCRVLEAYERLLSMGEEIEPGRERALVVSWRGPPTRTAMAVILGV
- a CDS encoding Zn-ribbon domain-containing OB-fold protein; this translates as MNAQWSKNPWTVYRFPGRMEVEKYVYTPGLHGLEFAKALREGRIVGTKCGDTVYVPPTTFCPDMTRGEIAEVLGPWYVESYTVVHESLEGKPLEKPIIIAVIAPEDAEGALVHYVDADPEEIYIGMPVEPVFRPPEERKGNILDILHFKPSAQA
- a CDS encoding L-threonylcarbamoyladenylate synthase, encoding MRSSTGVGRSCEIYRLDPEKPDRRAVERAAETIKRGGLVAFPTETVYGLGADALNPRAAARIFEVKGRPPDNPLIVHVSSLRMARLVAAEIPERALKLVEKLWPGPLTVVLPKSPEVPSVVTAGLGTVAVRMPAHRVALEMIEAAGRPVAAPSANPSGRPSPTSGEHVVRDLDCRVDVILDAGETFFGVESTIVDLTRTPPVLLRPGPIPVEVLEKLLGERVVVPPEARGLRASERPLAPGMKYRHYAPETPLILIDGDPRAVERVIEAAVREAVKARGMRFALAGPDELVDTVASMLLRRGAKPAWIFRLGPLYDTTVAARRLFKTLRRIDEVGAVDVAIILPFPERGIGLAVMNRLRKAASRRVEA